In Ferroplasma sp., a single window of DNA contains:
- a CDS encoding DNA methyltransferase, with protein sequence MNSKYVLEISGENIEIARTEIGYIEQTYHNFNIIECRQKYVLVEGNPDRLKDSAFVNFISQVIEENTDYQKFTGTGIPDGLFYVRVSGTLKEKAENLESEIGKLIGGPGRVSFKNPDFRIRAVLMDKWYLCMVVYERNKKAFEERRAPMRPFFSPVSLHPKYARYLVNTSVTVEGETVLDPFCGTGGILIEAAMIGRKIIGNDSSLNMVMGTKLNFKYFKIEDYTVYNRDISELDTGYPVDAIVTDMPYGRSSGIDNHDIIDLYRESFKKFYELLKSGRRCSIIINNMEFLEYAKDYFSIENVVPVYQHKSLVRQFVVLKRIN encoded by the coding sequence ATGAACAGTAAATACGTTCTTGAAATATCTGGGGAGAACATTGAAATTGCCCGGACAGAGATAGGGTATATAGAGCAGACATACCATAATTTTAATATAATTGAATGCAGGCAAAAATATGTGCTTGTTGAAGGGAATCCTGATAGGTTAAAGGATTCTGCCTTTGTGAATTTTATTTCGCAGGTTATTGAGGAAAACACAGACTACCAGAAATTTACTGGAACAGGAATACCGGATGGGCTATTTTATGTAAGAGTTTCGGGGACCCTGAAGGAAAAGGCAGAAAATCTGGAATCTGAAATAGGAAAACTTATCGGTGGCCCTGGAAGGGTATCTTTCAAAAATCCTGATTTCAGAATAAGGGCAGTATTGATGGATAAATGGTACCTCTGCATGGTGGTTTATGAAAGGAATAAAAAAGCCTTTGAGGAAAGGCGTGCCCCCATGAGGCCGTTTTTCTCACCTGTATCTCTTCATCCGAAATATGCCAGATATCTCGTAAATACTTCAGTTACAGTTGAGGGAGAAACTGTACTGGACCCTTTCTGCGGAACAGGGGGGATACTAATTGAGGCAGCAATGATCGGCAGGAAGATAATAGGCAATGATTCTTCACTTAACATGGTGATGGGGACAAAACTCAATTTCAAATATTTTAAAATTGAAGATTATACTGTTTACAACAGGGACATATCAGAACTTGACACGGGGTATCCTGTGGATGCAATAGTTACAGATATGCCGTACGGGAGGAGCTCTGGCATAGACAATCATGATATAATTGATCTATACAGGGAATCGTTCAAAAAATTCTATGAACTTTTGAAAAGCGGGCGGAGGTGTTCCATTATAATAAATAACATGGAATTCCTTGAATATGCAAAGGATTATTTTTCCATAGAAAATGTTGTGCCTGTGTACCAGCACAAATCACTGGTAAGGCAGTTTGTTGTCTTAAAAAGGATCAACTGA
- a CDS encoding DNA-directed RNA polymerase subunit L, with translation MDTKFNIISKDKDSIKLEMINYDNTLLRPLAEEILKDDKVVDSYYYIKHPEIDNPQIYVKVSTGKPQAAIKRTIKRMNKIYESLYSDLEKELEKSSLKKEKNEQ, from the coding sequence ATGGATACCAAATTTAACATTATTTCAAAGGATAAAGATTCAATTAAACTGGAAATGATAAATTATGATAATACTCTCCTCAGGCCCCTGGCCGAAGAAATATTAAAAGATGACAAGGTTGTAGATTCTTATTATTATATAAAACATCCTGAGATCGACAATCCGCAGATATATGTAAAAGTAAGCACCGGAAAACCACAGGCTGCCATAAAGAGGACAATAAAAAGAATGAACAAGATTTATGAATCACTTTACTCGGACCTCGAAAAGGAACTTGAAAAATCAAGCCTGAAAAAAGAAAAAAATGAACAGTAA
- the tuf gene encoding translation elongation factor EF-1 subunit alpha, with the protein MAELPHLNLVIIGHVDHGKSTFVGRLLFEHGEIPQHIIDEYKKESEEKGKATFEFAWVMDRFKEERERGVTIDLTHRKFETDKYYFTIIDAPGHRDFVKNMITGTSQADAAVLVVSAREGEGVMAQTREHAFLARTLGVPQLIVAINKMDSTQPPYSEKRFNEVKDQVTKLLAPIGYKDVPIIPMSGYKGDNIMKASANLSWWKGPTIMEALNNLKVPPKPTDKPLRIPVEDVYSITGIGTVPVGRVETGVIKINDKVTFMPANKSGEVKSIEEHHTTMPKAEPGDNIGFNVRGIAKNDLKRGDVCGPSSAPPTVVKSFTAQIVVLQHPSVIAAGYKPVFHVHTAQIACRFDEIIRTINPKDGTTLKDKPDFIKAGDIAVVKVIPDKPLVIEKVSEFPQLGRFAIRDMGMTVAAGQCIDLEKSTVA; encoded by the coding sequence ATGGCAGAATTACCACATCTGAATTTAGTTATAATAGGGCATGTCGATCATGGAAAATCTACCTTCGTAGGCAGACTATTGTTTGAGCACGGAGAAATACCGCAGCACATAATTGATGAGTACAAGAAGGAATCCGAGGAGAAGGGCAAGGCAACATTCGAGTTTGCCTGGGTTATGGACCGGTTTAAGGAAGAAAGGGAAAGAGGAGTTACAATCGATCTTACACACAGGAAATTCGAGACTGACAAATATTACTTTACAATTATTGATGCTCCGGGCCACAGGGACTTCGTTAAAAACATGATAACAGGAACAAGCCAGGCAGATGCCGCAGTTCTTGTAGTCTCAGCCAGAGAGGGAGAAGGAGTTATGGCACAGACAAGGGAGCATGCTTTCCTTGCAAGGACACTCGGTGTACCCCAGCTCATTGTGGCAATAAACAAAATGGATTCAACACAGCCACCATACAGTGAAAAGAGATTCAACGAGGTAAAGGATCAGGTAACAAAACTTCTTGCACCTATAGGTTACAAGGATGTTCCGATCATACCCATGAGCGGTTACAAGGGAGACAACATAATGAAGGCAAGTGCAAACCTTTCCTGGTGGAAGGGCCCAACAATTATGGAAGCACTTAACAACCTTAAGGTCCCGCCAAAACCAACAGACAAACCACTCAGGATACCTGTTGAGGATGTATACTCCATTACCGGAATAGGAACAGTCCCTGTAGGAAGAGTGGAAACCGGAGTCATAAAAATAAACGACAAGGTAACATTCATGCCTGCTAACAAATCCGGTGAGGTTAAATCAATAGAGGAGCACCACACAACAATGCCAAAGGCAGAACCAGGAGATAACATAGGATTCAACGTAAGGGGAATAGCAAAGAATGACCTGAAGAGAGGAGATGTCTGTGGGCCTTCATCTGCACCACCTACCGTTGTAAAATCATTTACAGCCCAGATAGTGGTTCTACAGCATCCCAGTGTTATCGCTGCAGGATACAAACCAGTATTCCATGTCCATACAGCACAGATAGCATGCAGATTTGACGAAATCATAAGAACCATAAATCCTAAGGATGGAACCACATTGAAGGACAAACCCGATTTCATTAAGGCAGGGGACATAGCCGTGGTAAAGGTTATACCGGACAAGCCTCTTGTAATAGAGAAAGTATCTGAATTCCCACAGCTGGGAAGGTTCGCAATCAGGGATATGGGCATGACCGTTGCAGCCGGTCAGTGCATAGACCTTGAAAAGTCAACTGTAGCGTGA
- the rpsJ gene encoding 30S ribosomal protein S10 yields the protein MAYKARISLSGTENKIVDVVCDEIKSIAKRTGVEIHGPVPLPTKKLKVPVRKSPDGEGSPTWDRWEMRVHKRLMDVDADERTLRQLMRISIPDGVRIEIQIKS from the coding sequence ATGGCATACAAAGCAAGGATTTCACTGAGTGGCACAGAAAACAAAATAGTTGACGTTGTCTGCGATGAAATCAAATCAATAGCAAAAAGAACAGGGGTAGAGATACATGGACCTGTTCCACTGCCTACAAAAAAACTCAAGGTTCCTGTGAGGAAGAGCCCGGACGGAGAAGGTTCTCCCACGTGGGATAGATGGGAAATGAGAGTACATAAACGCCTGATGGATGTGGATGCTGACGAAAGAACCTTAAGGCAATTAATGAGGATATCCATACCTGATGGTGTTAGAATAGAAATACAGATAAAAAGTTAA
- a CDS encoding elongation factor EF-2 produces MGRKEENVAKAMKLVEHPELIRNIDIAAHIDHGKTTLSDNLIAGAGMMSEELAGKQLLLDYDEQEQARGITINAANASMVHEVEGKEYLINLIDTPGHVDFGGDVTRAMRAVDGTVIVVDSVEGVMPQTETVVRQALRERVKPVLFINKVDRLINELKLNGDEMQKRFIKVITDVNKLITKYAPKEFANDWLVNVKNGTVAFGSAYHNWALSVPAMGLFKVTFKDIADLVAAGKQKELAKRAPLHKVVLDMVIKNLPNPAVAQKYRIPQIWHGDLNSEIGKAMEMCDDNGPVSMMITKILIDPHAGEIAVGRVFSGIIRKGSELYVTGAGKSKVQLLSMMVGPDRISIDEIAAGNIAAVVGLKGAIAGSTVSSIPEMEDFEPMSHYSDPVVTLAIEAKHTADLPKLIDVLRSVSKADPSIQVDINQETGEHLISGMGELHLEITMYRIKNDYHVDVVTSAPLVVYRETVDKVGGPFEGKSPNKHNRFYFKVEPLPEGVVQAILDGKVPDGSKIKDKKAVAAILEEAGLDHNEARSLVSVHGANIMLDMTKGIQYLDETMELLIESFNESLDKGPLANEKVYGLKVSLMDAKLHEDSIHRGPAQVIPAGRNSIYGAMCQAGRVLMEPMQKVYISVPQELMGPVTSELQQRRGVVEDMQQTGDEITVVANAPVSGMIGFASAIRSATGGKAIWSSENSGYQRVPYELQAGIVAKIRERKGLKPEPYDETYYSSL; encoded by the coding sequence ATGGGGCGAAAAGAAGAGAATGTTGCAAAGGCAATGAAATTAGTAGAACATCCAGAGTTAATAAGGAATATTGATATAGCGGCTCACATAGACCATGGGAAAACTACACTCAGTGATAACCTTATTGCCGGTGCAGGAATGATGAGCGAGGAACTTGCTGGAAAACAGTTGCTGCTGGATTACGATGAACAGGAGCAGGCAAGAGGAATAACAATAAACGCGGCTAATGCTTCCATGGTTCATGAAGTTGAGGGAAAAGAGTACCTCATAAACCTTATAGATACTCCCGGGCATGTTGACTTTGGGGGGGATGTCACAAGGGCTATGAGAGCAGTTGATGGAACAGTCATTGTAGTTGATTCAGTTGAGGGTGTAATGCCACAGACAGAAACTGTTGTAAGGCAGGCACTGAGGGAAAGGGTTAAGCCTGTACTTTTCATTAATAAGGTTGACAGGCTGATCAATGAACTGAAGCTTAATGGCGACGAAATGCAGAAGCGTTTCATAAAAGTTATTACTGATGTAAATAAGCTAATAACAAAATATGCTCCAAAGGAATTTGCAAACGACTGGCTCGTCAATGTAAAAAATGGAACAGTTGCCTTCGGTTCTGCATATCATAACTGGGCACTTTCAGTTCCGGCCATGGGCCTGTTTAAGGTTACATTCAAAGATATAGCAGATCTGGTTGCAGCTGGCAAACAGAAGGAACTGGCCAAAAGGGCCCCATTACATAAAGTAGTTCTGGATATGGTAATTAAGAACCTTCCCAATCCAGCAGTAGCCCAGAAATACAGAATACCACAGATATGGCATGGAGATCTTAACAGCGAGATAGGGAAGGCCATGGAAATGTGCGACGATAATGGCCCCGTGAGCATGATGATCACCAAGATTCTTATAGACCCGCACGCAGGAGAAATAGCCGTTGGCAGGGTTTTCTCTGGAATAATAAGAAAAGGTAGTGAGCTCTATGTTACTGGAGCAGGAAAATCCAAGGTTCAGTTGCTATCCATGATGGTGGGTCCTGATAGGATATCTATAGATGAAATAGCAGCAGGGAACATAGCGGCTGTTGTTGGGCTCAAGGGCGCAATAGCAGGTTCAACAGTATCATCCATTCCAGAAATGGAAGATTTTGAACCAATGTCACATTATTCAGACCCGGTGGTTACACTTGCCATTGAAGCAAAGCACACTGCAGATCTTCCTAAGCTTATTGATGTTTTAAGATCTGTGTCCAAGGCAGACCCATCCATACAGGTTGATATAAACCAGGAAACCGGTGAGCATCTTATATCTGGAATGGGAGAATTGCATCTGGAAATAACAATGTACAGGATAAAAAATGATTATCACGTTGACGTTGTTACATCTGCACCGCTTGTTGTATACCGTGAAACTGTTGATAAAGTAGGGGGCCCATTTGAGGGAAAATCACCCAACAAACATAACAGATTCTACTTCAAGGTAGAGCCACTGCCGGAGGGTGTTGTCCAGGCAATACTTGATGGTAAGGTACCCGATGGATCCAAAATAAAGGATAAGAAAGCAGTTGCAGCAATACTGGAAGAGGCAGGTCTTGATCATAACGAGGCAAGAAGCCTGGTTTCAGTGCACGGAGCCAATATAATGCTAGATATGACAAAGGGAATACAGTACCTTGACGAGACCATGGAGCTCTTAATAGAATCATTCAATGAATCCCTTGATAAGGGACCACTGGCAAATGAAAAGGTATATGGACTAAAGGTAAGCCTCATGGATGCTAAACTTCATGAGGATAGCATACACAGGGGCCCGGCACAGGTAATACCGGCTGGCAGAAATTCAATATACGGTGCAATGTGCCAGGCCGGAAGGGTTCTTATGGAGCCCATGCAGAAGGTTTACATTAGCGTGCCACAGGAATTAATGGGACCTGTTACAAGCGAGCTCCAGCAGAGGCGTGGCGTTGTGGAGGACATGCAGCAGACCGGTGATGAGATCACAGTAGTAGCAAACGCTCCTGTATCCGGCATGATCGGATTTGCCTCAGCAATAAGAAGCGCCACAGGTGGAAAGGCCATATGGAGCTCAGAAAACTCAGGATACCAGCGTGTGCCCTATGAACTGCAGGCTGGAATTGTGGCCAAGATAAGGGAGAGGAAGGGACTCAAGCCAGAACCATACGACGAGACCTATTACTCATCTCTATAA
- a CDS encoding pyridoxal-phosphate dependent enzyme produces the protein MKSICLNGHPRIKHELRCTVCNEPFEIIPEKKFSDNMDLNFDYVKERITLGEVFTPVVDLDSNLYLKLDYFSPTYSYKDRGTRNLISYIKTNEKEFHVDAINEDSSGNAGASVAAYGARAGYRVNIYVPRNANENKLRQISSYGASIIKIDGTRDAVQEAAEKSPGFYASHILNPEFRDGIRTLAYEIFLQSQRMPDNIFVPVSAGTLLSGLYSGLSHLYMSGEIAKIPKIIGVQPENISPLCSLANGLQYNPDNSLSSIADALVAKRPVLMKLMMRIMNSGNSCVSVSESEIMNARKDLAQKGFYTEYSSATVYAAYRKGHYNGKSMLVLTGNGLKN, from the coding sequence ATGAAATCAATATGTCTGAACGGACATCCAAGAATAAAACATGAATTAAGATGCACTGTGTGCAATGAACCCTTTGAAATCATACCAGAAAAAAAGTTCTCTGACAACATGGATCTGAATTTTGATTATGTTAAAGAGAGAATAACACTGGGCGAAGTTTTTACTCCTGTTGTTGATCTGGACAGCAATCTATATCTCAAGCTGGATTATTTTTCTCCCACCTATTCATATAAAGACCGTGGCACAAGAAATCTTATATCATATATAAAAACTAACGAAAAGGAATTTCATGTGGATGCAATAAATGAGGATTCATCTGGAAACGCCGGTGCCTCTGTGGCGGCATACGGGGCCCGTGCGGGTTACAGGGTAAACATATACGTGCCCAGAAATGCAAATGAAAACAAGCTCAGGCAGATAAGCAGTTATGGTGCCAGCATTATAAAGATTGATGGTACCAGGGATGCTGTTCAGGAGGCTGCCGAAAAATCCCCGGGTTTTTACGCATCACACATACTTAATCCTGAATTCCGTGATGGGATAAGAACGCTGGCATATGAAATATTCCTCCAATCTCAGAGGATGCCAGACAACATATTTGTACCGGTCTCTGCGGGAACCCTGCTATCTGGGCTTTATAGCGGCCTTTCCCACCTTTACATGTCAGGGGAAATTGCCAAAATCCCAAAAATTATAGGAGTGCAGCCTGAAAATATTTCCCCACTATGCTCTCTGGCAAACGGTTTGCAGTATAATCCAGATAACAGCCTCTCCTCAATTGCAGATGCTCTTGTGGCGAAGCGCCCGGTACTCATGAAGCTCATGATGAGGATAATGAATAGTGGGAATAGCTGTGTTTCTGTATCAGAAAGTGAAATCATGAATGCAAGGAAAGACCTTGCCCAGAAAGGTTTTTACACAGAATACAGTTCCGCCACGGTATATGCTGCATACAGGAAGGGGCACTACAATGGAAAATCCATGCTGGTGTTAACTGGAAATGGGTTGAAAAATTAA
- a CDS encoding OsmC family protein, which produces MKVSFKFDKDVGFISDDGKYDVKIKNSIVGNDQYHSPTELLMLAMGACSSDDVLNILKKMRKDVKNYRCEVTAEKRDTDPKMLKFGEIHYIFDGDVDQDSVKKAINLSLEKYCSVSLTVKNAGIPVSYCYTINGKDYR; this is translated from the coding sequence ATGAAAGTATCTTTCAAGTTTGATAAGGATGTGGGCTTTATATCAGATGATGGAAAATATGATGTAAAAATAAAGAATTCTATTGTTGGAAATGATCAGTATCATTCACCCACAGAGCTTTTAATGCTGGCCATGGGCGCATGCAGCAGCGATGATGTGCTGAATATACTTAAAAAAATGAGAAAGGATGTAAAAAATTATAGGTGTGAGGTTACCGCTGAGAAAAGGGATACCGATCCAAAAATGCTGAAATTTGGAGAGATACATTATATCTTCGATGGAGATGTTGACCAGGATTCTGTAAAAAAGGCAATAAATCTTTCACTGGAAAAATACTGCTCTGTATCACTTACAGTAAAGAATGCAGGAATACCGGTATCCTACTGTTATACCATCAACGGAAAGGACTACCGTTAA
- a CDS encoding ArsR family transcriptional regulator produces MDDELWNILMALENGTRREMLKTLANYDSYALELSKMIGVSQQAINKQLDILEKLGFITTSGSIPSTIGPPRKVYRSMGFSTITIDYSRNFMEIKKREISYPDQDTEGDTISLIDRLKSVNDEIETLDRKRSEAVGRKDLIIEKLRQQASEYDGFYRNVIYEYLEKLDFSEVAEETGLPEDMVERIIGKFISP; encoded by the coding sequence ATGGATGACGAACTATGGAATATTTTAATGGCACTGGAAAACGGTACCAGAAGGGAAATGCTGAAAACACTCGCCAATTATGATTCATATGCCCTTGAACTTAGTAAGATGATTGGAGTTTCCCAGCAGGCGATAAATAAACAGCTTGACATTCTGGAGAAACTGGGATTTATAACCACCAGTGGAAGCATCCCATCCACCATTGGCCCGCCAAGGAAAGTGTACAGGTCCATGGGCTTTTCAACCATTACCATAGATTATTCTAGAAATTTCATGGAAATCAAAAAGAGGGAGATAAGTTATCCTGACCAGGATACCGAAGGCGATACAATCAGCCTTATAGACAGGCTTAAATCGGTAAATGATGAGATAGAAACCCTGGACAGGAAAAGGAGTGAGGCTGTGGGAAGGAAGGATTTAATAATTGAAAAACTGCGGCAGCAGGCCTCAGAATACGATGGGTTTTACAGAAATGTGATTTATGAATACCTTGAAAAACTGGATTTCTCTGAAGTTGCTGAAGAAACTGGGCTGCCGGAGGATATGGTTGAAAGGATTATAGGGAAATTTATCTCACCTTAA
- the hsp20 gene encoding archaeal heat shock protein Hsp20, whose product MNGRRDDDWDDIFNDMYDEFGLDMRKINKEIARFWESIMKDDSNSKIMGPYVYGFSYKVGPDGKPVFQEFGNVPRNSIGQRNDTQEGYREPLTDLNEDKENVYITYELPGVDKKDIDLIVNENNIELKVDKGSRKYYKNIEFNTGVDIDSVIAKFTNGVLDITIKKLNSKSGGKAVRID is encoded by the coding sequence ATGAATGGAAGAAGAGATGATGACTGGGACGATATATTTAACGACATGTACGATGAGTTTGGCCTGGATATGAGAAAAATTAACAAGGAAATTGCCAGGTTCTGGGAATCCATAATGAAGGACGACTCGAACAGCAAGATAATGGGTCCGTACGTGTATGGGTTCAGCTATAAGGTCGGGCCTGATGGGAAACCGGTATTCCAGGAATTCGGAAATGTTCCAAGAAATTCTATTGGACAGAGAAACGATACCCAGGAAGGTTACAGGGAACCACTGACAGACCTCAACGAGGACAAAGAAAATGTGTACATAACCTATGAACTGCCGGGAGTGGACAAAAAAGACATAGACCTGATTGTAAATGAGAACAACATAGAACTGAAAGTTGACAAGGGATCCAGGAAATACTATAAAAATATTGAATTCAACACAGGCGTGGATATTGACAGTGTAATAGCAAAATTCACCAATGGCGTCCTTGATATAACTATTAAGAAGCTGAACAGCAAAAGCGGTGGAAAGGCAGTTAGAATAGATTAA
- a CDS encoding cytidine/deoxycytidylate deaminase family protein: MEEELKRPSWDEYFMRMAYLAASRSNCTRRKVGAVIVRDNNVLATGYNGPPAHTVNCDIVGCIRDELNVPSGERHELCRGLHAEQNAIIQAAVNGSSIKGSKIYVTTHPCVVCSKMIMNSHIDEIIFAEGYPDDLAELMLLESDIKIRKFNLSDREVESMIGVQYIHKTGED; this comes from the coding sequence ATGGAGGAAGAATTAAAGAGGCCCTCATGGGATGAATATTTCATGCGGATGGCATATCTTGCCGCTTCACGTTCTAACTGTACAAGAAGAAAGGTGGGGGCTGTTATTGTCAGGGACAATAATGTACTGGCAACCGGATACAATGGTCCACCAGCACATACTGTCAATTGTGATATAGTTGGCTGCATAAGAGACGAGTTGAATGTCCCCTCTGGGGAAAGGCATGAACTCTGCAGGGGATTGCATGCTGAGCAGAACGCAATAATACAGGCAGCGGTCAATGGATCATCGATTAAAGGATCAAAGATATATGTTACAACACATCCCTGTGTGGTATGTTCTAAAATGATTATGAACTCGCATATTGATGAAATCATATTTGCCGAAGGTTATCCGGATGACCTCGCAGAACTGATGCTTCTGGAAAGTGATATAAAGATCAGAAAATTCAATCTTTCGGACAGGGAGGTAGAATCCATGATCGGTGTCCAGTATATACATAAAACAGGCGAGGATTAA